The genomic segment AATTGATTCGGCTTTCACCGACACGCACGTAGCAAGTTGGGGCGGCGATTGCTTGGCGTGTCATGACGGCGTGGATACCTACGGAAGCGACTTCGATCATAATATTTTCGTATTCCCGCTCGACGGCAAGCACGCGGATATTGCCTGCGCCGACTGTCACGCGAACGCGCGGACGATTGCGGATTTACAAACCGCTTCGCAAGACTGCGCGGCTTGTCACCAAGCCGAGGACGTTCACGCCGGGCAATTTGGCGCAGACTGCGGCTCCTGTCACACGCCCTCCGATTGGAAGGATGCGACCTTCGATCATTCGCGCAGTGACTTCCCGCTGACGGGCGCGCATCAACAAGTGGAATGCGAGCAATGCCACGTCAACGACCAGTTTGCGGGAACGCCCAGCGCGTGCGTTGCCTGTCATGCCGATCCTGTTTTTCACTTGGGGCTATTTGGCACAGACTGCGCGGCTTGTCACACCACCACGGCGTGGACGCCCGCCACGTTCAATGAACCACACACCTTCCCGTTGAATCATGGCGATGGCGGCACAGTCTCATGCGCCACTTGTCACCCAAGCGCTTTTACAACCTATACCTGTTATGGTTGTCATGAACACAACGAACCCAAAATACGCTCGAAGCACATCGAGGAAGGCATCTCCGATTTCCAGAACTGCATGGAGTGCCACCCGACGGGACAAGAGCATGAGGGAGGCGAACGCAAGGAGGGGGATAATTGAGAAAACCGAATCAAGCCGAACCCCCCGTTGCTGACGCAGTTCAACTGCGTCAGCAACGGGGGGTTTTGTCCAATGGAATTTTATTCAGCCACAGGAGTCAACACGGCTTCGCGGTCGTTCTCGATGTTCATGATCGCGGGGATGAAGAACCCGATGACCGTCATCAGAACACAGACCGCGCCGCCGAAGATGAACCAGAAGCGGATCCCAAGGAGATCGGCGATGGGACCCGAGACCAGCAGGCTGAGCGGCATCATGGCGGTCGCGCCCGCGCCGAGGAGCGAAAAGACTCGCCCTTGTTTATCGGGCGCCACCGTGGATTGAAGGATCGCCATCAGCGGTCCGTTGGCAAAGACTTGCGTGAACCCGATGATGAAGTTGGCGGTGAGCAGAAGATAGAATTTGTCTGCTGGCACGAACCCGATCAGGACGCATCCGACGCCGATGCCGATGATGCCGCTGAACGAGGTGATGATGCGGCGTTTGAATCCACCCCAGATGCCGAGCAAGATGCCGCCCGCGATCATGCCGACGCCGAACAATGCTTCGCTCCAACCGAGTTCTTGCGCGCCGCCGTTGAAAACTTTCGTAACCACGAGAGGCAGGAGCGCGGAACTTGGAGTGATCATAAAATTCAAGATCATCGCAAGAATGGTCAAGCCGAGCAATCCGCGCCAGCGCACAACGTAATGAAAACCTTCCCTCAAATCTTCCCAATACGTGGACGGTTTTTGAATCGCGTCGCGGGCAGGTTGCGGCACAGGGATAAATAACAAAGGCAGGATCGCAAGGGCGGCGGTCGCAATATCAATGAGCAAAACATTTTGCGTCGAGAACGCCTCGATCAACAACGCGCCAAGCGGAGGCGCGGCAATGCCGACCAGACCTTGAAGCAATTGATTCG from the Candidatus Defluviilinea gracilis genome contains:
- a CDS encoding cytochrome c3 family protein → MQTKRLGCLSGSGIIAALITTFLIVGYVYARGGLLYSPGELNAQRGEMLGGVTSHAETGGDCQTCHTAPWERATMADRCLDCHSDLSGQLQDFTSLHGRMMKDAAAITCRNCHPEHRGADASLTVMDEITFPHEALGYSLKGHQFTAARKAFTCSDCHADDISQFDLQTCDTCHRQIDSAFTDTHVASWGGDCLACHDGVDTYGSDFDHNIFVFPLDGKHADIACADCHANARTIADLQTASQDCAACHQAEDVHAGQFGADCGSCHTPSDWKDATFDHSRSDFPLTGAHQQVECEQCHVNDQFAGTPSACVACHADPVFHLGLFGTDCAACHTTTAWTPATFNEPHTFPLNHGDGGTVSCATCHPSAFTTYTCYGCHEHNEPKIRSKHIEEGISDFQNCMECHPTGQEHEGGERKEGDN
- a CDS encoding MFS transporter, with protein sequence MENNGSRSIPQNWAPRFFTIWTGQAFSLFGSALVQFALVWWLTKETGSATVLATATLVALLPQIVFGPFIGALVDRWNRRLIMIVADGSIALSTAFLFYLFATGQVQVWHIYVIMFIRSFGTAFHSPAMTASTSLMVPDKYLAQLSGANQLLQGLVGIAAPPLGALLIEAFSTQNVLLIDIATAALAILPLLFIPVPQPARDAIQKPSTYWEDLREGFHYVVRWRGLLGLTILAMILNFMITPSSALLPLVVTKVFNGGAQELGWSEALFGVGMIAGGILLGIWGGFKRRIITSFSGIIGIGVGCVLIGFVPADKFYLLLTANFIIGFTQVFANGPLMAILQSTVAPDKQGRVFSLLGAGATAMMPLSLLVSGPIADLLGIRFWFIFGGAVCVLMTVIGFFIPAIMNIENDREAVLTPVAE